A genomic window from Flavobacterium johnsoniae includes:
- a CDS encoding sensor histidine kinase, with protein sequence MSPNFFRPYLFTGLHILGWFLLGYLMLFYIPLTWNVVLPSAFWLWQSIILFLLIVLFYSTAKIIVPRTIIKDNTSLFLFWAFLAIFTMQLIAYFYTSQTDLHYQISKAIGFTKYKNPYFDNYVFTLTLLVLGISTSWAMLQYWQKAAQHKQKLEQDKTVAELAMLKAQINPHFFFNSLNSIYSLTYTDIEDSRNALHTLSRMMRYLLYSTEEKTTLLKEAEFMRDFIALMKLRANSKLTITTDIPEKIHDYPIVPMLLLPLVENAFKHGVHATDKSEIYIKLTQNGSNLEFEVENTFFEKTAVSDVGGIGLTNTKRRLQLIYPNQHFISFGVTDHGTYKIKLKINLEQ encoded by the coding sequence ATGTCACCAAACTTTTTTAGACCCTACTTATTCACAGGATTACATATACTTGGATGGTTTTTACTAGGGTATCTTATGTTGTTTTATATTCCATTGACATGGAATGTAGTACTTCCGTCAGCATTTTGGCTTTGGCAGAGTATTATACTATTTCTATTGATTGTTCTTTTTTATTCAACAGCAAAAATCATAGTTCCTAGAACCATCATAAAAGACAATACTTCACTATTTTTATTTTGGGCATTTCTAGCAATTTTTACCATGCAGTTAATTGCTTATTTTTACACATCTCAAACAGATCTTCATTATCAAATTAGTAAAGCAATTGGTTTTACAAAATATAAAAATCCTTATTTTGACAATTACGTTTTTACACTAACATTATTAGTTTTAGGAATAAGCACAAGTTGGGCAATGTTGCAATATTGGCAAAAAGCAGCGCAGCACAAACAGAAATTGGAACAAGATAAAACTGTAGCCGAATTGGCAATGTTAAAAGCACAGATTAATCCACATTTTTTCTTTAATTCTTTAAATAGTATTTATTCACTTACTTACACCGATATTGAAGATTCTCGAAATGCATTGCATACGTTGAGCCGAATGATGCGTTACTTGCTTTATAGTACCGAAGAAAAAACGACCTTGCTTAAAGAAGCCGAATTTATGAGAGATTTTATCGCTTTGATGAAACTTCGTGCCAACAGCAAATTGACCATTACAACAGACATTCCCGAAAAAATACACGATTACCCAATTGTTCCGATGTTATTATTACCTTTAGTAGAAAATGCTTTTAAACATGGCGTTCATGCCACAGATAAAAGTGAAATTTATATAAAGCTTACACAAAATGGAAGCAATCTGGAATTTGAAGTTGAAAATACTTTCTTCGAAAAAACAGCAGTTTCTGATGTAGGCGGAATTGGTTTAACAAACACCAAACGAAGATTGCAGCTAATTTATCCGAATCAGCATTTTATCTCATTTGGCGTTACCGATCACGGAACATATAAAATTAAATTAAAAATAAATTTAGAGCAATGA
- a CDS encoding LytR/AlgR family response regulator transcription factor — MTVLKCIAVDDEPLALKLVETFIEQTPFLELITTCDNAVEAMGIIRETKPDVVFLDINMPNLTGMELARLIQDQAAPLPKIIFTTAYNHYAIEGYKVNAVDYLLKPFSYEEFLRASSKVLQLHEESNNQFQTVTLDDEFIFLKVEYQWVRISLKDICYIESLKDYVKVHLEDSQKALLSLISLKALEEKLPSSKFMRVHRSFIVSLDKISAISKNSIFIDKIEITVGEQYKEAFKIVVDKWLK; from the coding sequence ATGACAGTACTAAAATGCATAGCAGTAGATGATGAACCATTGGCTTTAAAATTGGTTGAAACCTTTATAGAACAAACTCCTTTTTTAGAATTAATTACCACTTGCGACAACGCTGTTGAAGCTATGGGAATTATTCGCGAAACAAAACCTGATGTTGTTTTCTTAGATATTAACATGCCTAATTTAACGGGAATGGAATTAGCAAGATTAATCCAAGATCAAGCTGCACCTTTGCCTAAAATCATCTTTACGACAGCATACAATCATTATGCGATTGAAGGATATAAAGTGAATGCCGTTGATTATCTTTTAAAGCCTTTTAGCTACGAAGAATTTCTACGAGCTTCTAGCAAAGTTTTACAATTGCATGAAGAATCTAACAATCAATTTCAAACCGTTACTTTAGACGACGAATTTATCTTTCTAAAAGTAGAATATCAATGGGTTAGAATTTCACTAAAAGACATTTGCTATATCGAAAGTTTAAAAGATTATGTAAAAGTACATTTAGAAGATTCTCAAAAAGCTTTATTGTCATTGATTTCATTAAAAGCTTTAGAAGAAAAACTTCCGTCTTCAAAATTTATGCGCGTTCATCGCTCTTTTATCGTTTCATTAGACAAAATCAGCGCCATTAGTAAAAACTCCATTTTTATCGATAAAATCGAAATTACAGTTGGCGAACAATACAAAGAAGCCTTTAAAATCGTAGTCGATAAATGGCTAAAATAA
- a CDS encoding DUF3861 domain-containing protein has product MEKRSNKYYLTLSLKEYANGETEPAKELGIEFDNHDEIFGIIDRIKDKNIFANESEAIQFALGLKLFSEIKLKNRKNPLFEELNEVFPVFMKKLKSL; this is encoded by the coding sequence ATGGAAAAAAGATCAAACAAATATTATCTGACTTTAAGTCTAAAAGAATATGCAAACGGAGAAACTGAACCTGCAAAAGAATTAGGAATCGAATTTGACAATCACGACGAAATTTTTGGAATTATAGATCGAATCAAAGACAAAAACATTTTTGCGAATGAATCTGAAGCCATTCAATTTGCTTTGGGACTTAAATTATTCAGCGAAATCAAATTAAAAAATCGTAAAAACCCACTTTTTGAGGAATTAAATGAAGTTTTTCCTGTTTTTATGAAAAAGCTAAAAAGTTTATAA
- a CDS encoding PQQ-dependent sugar dehydrogenase gives MIIQKSIFLLAGLLVLGSCSNNDNDDSANTGPTGPPVETGAANTTYQPAFAGQTRAGSIQTTTEIESKVITNGLSAPWGVAYLPDGRLLVTEKAGKIKIVTQAGVIGNALTGVPAVNPADQGGLLGICLDPSYATNRLIYWAFSEAVAGGNITAVAKGRISDNETAVENVTVIYRSNTPNASTLHYGGRVLFDKTGNLFVSIGERSVLQTRPLAQAVNSSLGKVVRITTSGQAAPGNPIITGTGALPELYSIGHRNPQGLALHPTSGELWQSEHGPRGGDEINRITAGANYGWPTITYGIEYSGTKIGDGITQKEGLEQPLYYWDPVVSPSGMTFYAGKRVPEWQNNLFIGALSGQHIVRLAFKDNKVSGEERLLASEGQRFRDITQGKDEALYAVTDQGRLYKIDKK, from the coding sequence ATGATAATTCAAAAAAGTATATTTCTTCTTGCTGGTCTGCTCGTCTTAGGCAGCTGTTCCAACAATGACAATGATGACAGCGCCAACACAGGACCAACTGGACCTCCTGTAGAAACAGGCGCTGCAAATACTACATATCAACCTGCATTTGCAGGACAGACACGTGCTGGAAGCATTCAAACTACTACAGAAATTGAATCTAAAGTTATCACCAACGGTTTAAGCGCTCCTTGGGGAGTTGCTTATCTTCCAGACGGACGCCTTTTAGTTACCGAAAAAGCAGGTAAAATAAAAATTGTAACACAAGCAGGAGTTATTGGAAATGCCTTAACTGGTGTTCCAGCTGTTAATCCTGCAGATCAAGGAGGTTTATTAGGTATTTGCCTTGATCCATCATATGCAACAAACAGATTGATTTACTGGGCTTTTTCTGAAGCTGTAGCCGGCGGAAATATTACCGCTGTAGCGAAAGGAAGAATCTCTGATAACGAAACTGCTGTTGAAAATGTTACTGTAATTTATCGTTCTAATACACCAAACGCAAGTACACTGCACTACGGAGGTCGTGTATTATTTGATAAAACTGGAAATTTATTTGTTAGTATTGGTGAAAGATCTGTATTGCAAACACGTCCGTTGGCGCAAGCTGTAAATAGCAGTTTGGGTAAAGTTGTCCGAATTACAACTAGCGGTCAAGCTGCGCCTGGAAATCCAATTATTACTGGAACTGGTGCTTTACCAGAACTTTATTCTATTGGGCATAGAAATCCGCAAGGATTGGCACTTCATCCAACAAGCGGCGAATTATGGCAAAGCGAACATGGTCCGAGAGGTGGTGACGAAATTAATAGAATTACTGCAGGAGCCAATTACGGTTGGCCAACAATTACATACGGAATTGAATACAGCGGAACTAAAATTGGAGACGGAATCACGCAAAAAGAAGGATTGGAACAACCCTTATATTATTGGGATCCTGTTGTTTCTCCAAGCGGTATGACTTTTTACGCAGGAAAACGTGTTCCAGAATGGCAAAACAATTTATTTATAGGCGCATTAAGCGGTCAGCATATTGTTCGTTTAGCATTTAAAGACAATAAAGTGTCTGGAGAAGAAAGACTATTAGCTAGCGAAGGACAAAGATTTAGAGATATTACACAAGGAAAAGATGAAGCATTATACGCCGTTACCGATCAAGGAAGACTTTACAAAATTGATAAAAAATAG